In Salarias fasciatus chromosome 4, fSalaFa1.1, whole genome shotgun sequence, the DNA window TCTAGAAAAGAATGTACAGAAAGTGTAAATGTTCATACTTTTCTAATTTTAAGCTTTTCAATTtgctgtaatacacacagtgatcatcttttgtgttttctaaaTGTCTTTAGTTTTCAGTTCCATCGACGCGACGAACGCCTCGTCAGCAGCTTTCGGTTTCGTTAGATCATAAAAATCTGCACTTACCGTAAATCGTGAACTGCACCCTGCATGAGCGTGACTCATTTTGACACTAAGTTCTCACGTAAGTGGTTTCTCTTTCTGATGTAGAAATGTTCAAGAGAGGCcaaagtgcagcacacacaaTTAAAACGACTTGTTTTGCACACAGTGTGGTGCAGCTCAGACTCCCGCCACACTTTACTTTAAATCCAGTTTTAtttggaggagaaacatcagtCGGCTGCGCTGATACTTTAACAGTGAAACAGAGGCGGTCTCTGCTATTCTCTGACTTCACTGATAAAGGTTAACACGTCCAATTCTCTGCTGAATTTATctagtttcagttcagtttagtttatttggacaaagaaaacaattaaaaaataaaaataaaacgaGAAAAAACAGTCAATTTAAGGGTACATAATACCACAATTGTTCATAAGtactaaataaatgaatcatttgATATGTccaaaaaggagtaggaagaagcaAAAGCTTTTCATGTCCTACCCCCACTTACTCTCCCTGTATATTAACAAAACTTTTTTCAGTACCCCAAACCCCCCTCCCGCACCCCCtcactcatccacccatccaaTCATTCATACAGTTATGGAGTATATGCTGACTGGTTATTCGAGGTTCCACTTCCAAAACAAATCGCATTCATATGGACCTATTCACATATTGCCTGCATTCACATATTATAcccacatacatatacacacacatacaagatagaaataaacaaacttgccTGCATTATGCATGCTTTGACAGTCATGACAAGAACAGGCTGTATCTAATCGAATAATTGATAGCCTCTAAAACTTACTTGACTCTGTTTCCATAATTCTAttaacagcttttttttataattttttttaagttgatgGACATTTTTACTCAATTTTGTTTGTTCATCCAGACCATTCCACAATTTCACCCCACAAACAGAAATGTACATACTTTTTAGGGTAGTACGGACAATCGGTTGCTTAAAATTGTACACCACCCCCCAATTCATACCCTCCCTCCCTTTCCAtgaaccatttatttaagttaCCAGGTAGTAAGTTATGTTTAGCTATATTTCAAGTTTTATTTGGAGATTCCACGGTCAGGTGAAGAAATCCAGGGGTTTAATTTTCTCCACTGCGTTCAATATTTGCTAAAAGTTGCTCAACGGGTGAATTTTGGATCGACATCTTGATGGTGACACAGTTGAAGTTCATATGGGCCAATTTAATTCCTCCAGCCTTCACATTGAAGGATTCCACTGTAATTTACCGTGTTTCTGCGGTGTCTATAGAAACCGGTATCCTTCAAGCAGAAATGGGTTTTTTCACTGGAAGTGTTGCCGCGGAAACGCACTGAACAGACTGTGTGCCGTACGTCCTCTTCCAGGGTCAtcgaggaggagctgcaggacctgCCCTCGGAGGACGTCCCCCCCCTGACGCCCCAGGTGGACCTGGTGCAGACCGAGCAGGAGCAGAAGATGGTGAGCCAGCTGGCCAAGATGATCCGCATCATCGGAGACCAAGCGAAGGACGACAAGGAGTTCCAGGAGTGAGTGCGCGAGCGGCCGAACCCGGCTCGGGGTGCGAGGCGCTGCTCCTCAACCCGCTCTGCTCTGGCGTTGCAGTGCGGTCGACGGGATGGCCAGGGGCTCCGGGTCCAAGTGGGACCGGTTCAAGGAGGTGGCGGCCAAAGTGTTCGAGCACGGCATCACCTGGGAGAGGATCGCCGTGCTCTTCTACGTGGCCGGGAAGATCGCCGTGAGGGTGGGTCCCTTCAGCTTCAGCCTCGGCTTCAGGATGCTGCACTCAAAACTGACtggctccgtgtgtgtgtgtgtgtgtgtgtgtgtgtgtcagatggtGGAGGCTCATCTCCCCCAGTCGGTGAGGGACGTCCTGAGGTGGACGGTGGATTTCTTTAAGAGGAACCTCCTGGGCTGGATCCGGGAGCACGGAGGATGGGTGGGTTTGATTGATCACACGCTGCACTTCAGGCCCACACTTTAATCCTGAGATCAGTTTATCttttacttggaaaaaaaacaagaaactcTGCGTCCTGACGGTGTCTTTGGAGGCTTTGGAGCTGTAGCGGGGAACATgtgacctgcagctcctggtttACTCCGCtgcctccagagctgcaggatcGAGCATGTGACTGATCCAGAGACATGTTGATACGAcgctgcctccctcctcccgtcTGCTGCAGGGTTTATTGATTTATCTACATGTGGTTACACGTATTTTATCAAGTGATGTGATTGTCATGATTCCACTCGCCGACTACATAagaaacattgtgtgtgtgtgtgtgtgtgtgtgtgtgtgtgtatgggtgtgtgtgtgtgtttacggcGTCTCTCTCCACAGATCAACAGCTTCTCTGATCTGGCCGTGGCCTCCGTGCAGAGGGTTTCCTCTCTGAGCTCCCACAGCGTGGGTCTCATCGTCATCTTCATCGCCGGCATGGCTTTAGGGAGTGTGATCACCTGGAGGCTGGCCACACGgccgtgacacacacacgcacacacgcacacacacaggcacagataTCCAGTCTTGACACCTCAATCTtgaatatttatattttgaatAGTGTTCCAGataatttcttcttttctacTTTTCTACAGTGTTTCTATGCAAATATAAGACATAAATCTATTTATACACATTTGTTGCAGGATTATGAGAACAAACACCAGCTCTGTCATCAGTGTACAgtatcacagtgtgtgtgtacacacacatcacacaccagaggtgggagattggagcctgatcaagtcatctccatgccatgtaccacaccaggtgaatctaatcagccctgctcctcagcttgtctgtggtacatggtgagggcaaaagcatggcatggagatggtttgatcaggctccaatctcccacctctgtcGCACACTCGCTCTCTTCTCGTCTTTAAGATGAAATTTGACCTCGTGCGTTCGTTGTTTGTTTTGAATCGGCATCATGTGTTTTGCGGCAGTACTGAATCTTCCCTCGGCAAAACGCACATCTATTCACGGTTTCACTCTGAAACTTCAGCAGAAGTAGACATAATGCGAAGAGTTCCCTCGGTTCAGGGATGACTAAATCTGTAtgagaggcgttcagggacactgCACAGCGTGGGACGttcatgttctacacatttctgtggttttacatgggaaataattaaaaaaactctaCATGTAGCAGGGTTTAGTTTGATCTAAAACAAGATGCCATTCTcattttttaattgtatgaGTTCCAATGGGCTGCTGTgcattgtttgcattttttaaataaacgaTGCAAAAAGACTCGACTGTGTTGCGCCGGTGAGCAGAACGTGAAACAGGTGGGATGAAGTGACTGAGGTGGTTTTCCCAGGTCTCTGCGTTCAGACCGGAGCAGTTCCCGCAGACGGCGGGTCCAGCTTCCTGCTGGGATCCCGCCGGTGTCGTCGTCCCCTCCATTATTCATCCCTCAGCAGGGCGTCTTCCTGCTGCCCTCATTTATTATGGCTGCGCTCGGAGAACCTGCACAAACCAGCTGAGGCAGAACTTCACGTCTCCGACATGCTGAGTGGACGATGAGCTGGGAACAGCTCTGAGGCCTgccggtccctggtccctggtccaggaagaccacgaGGCCCACTGGtccctggtccaggaagaccgtGAGGCCGGTGCCTGCTGGTGTGTTCAGGGACCCTGCAGGTGGTCCAGCTCTCAGACCAGGCTGATGGAAACAGGTTCTGATGGTCTGACAGGACCCTTGCAGCCTCTGGACTCTtggtctgaggacttcctgtctgaagcTTCAGTGTGGTCGTCCTGCTGATCAGCCTCTCATCCATCCAGTCACgattcaaacagctgctgtgagaTATGTTAAGTTAGAGAGCCGGAAGTTGTTCAAAAAGTCCCGAAACATTGAACAGCTGGACATTCAAACCTTCAGTGAAGGTCATCTGAAAAGGTCATGTTGGGTTCATTCTCTAATTCCACCCTAAACCCCGATACCCCCTCCTGTGAGTGAGGCATGTCTGATATTCTATTATTCATGTCTGTGatattttgctttgtgttttgtggagagatttcacttgaaaaagagcaacaacacaagtgaaaagacaaatataacaggaaacaaaaaaaacagcagtgtttgaaaGTGAACACTGTCCAGGCAAACATGTGGAAATCTCAAAGCAGGTGTAATTATTagaaaattattacatttttcttttacttctgtTCATTTCCAGTTTtatatttcagtgtattttacaACTTCTGCATCATCTTTATCACATTTTTATCATCATAGCTCCCTTGAAACGGTCGGTGTGTTTTATTACTGACAATTCATTCTCTTcttgctgaaaacacaacacttcCAGCCAACCTGCAGTGaggtgtgcctcagggctcagttctgGGACCCCTCCTGTTCTTACTGTATGTGCTTCCTCCGggtcagataatccagcagttcagtgaCGTCTCCTGCTGACGAcctgcaaaaaacaaataaaaacatttctgtttacGAAGGCATTCTAGACCCTCTGAGCGGCACTGTTTTGTCAGTAACTTATACTGTTTTTATGATTTCTTAtcgcttttgttgtttttgattttatctgtgaagaACTTTGTGACGATTGTGctgggaaaagtgctatataaataaattttacttatttacttcatggtgacaaacatttttttggtatacattaacttttttttttttttttttttaacatttcgtTCCGTTTATTTGGGCATATCACATAacataaacatgtcaacaaaatatacaaaaccattcaatgaaaaaggagtaggctgaagcagaagcttacCAGTGCCTACCCCTTCCCATATCTCATAATTATATCACTGAGGGTCACATGGcaatgttgttgtatttatacATCATTTTATCATCCATACCCAGGCCATTACACAGTagcatgtgcatgtgcctgcctatgaatgtgtgtgtgttatgtggtACAAGATTCATGTCCTGGCAtgccacacagtgtgtgtgcatgcctggaCATGAGCTGCATCATTTACCAATCAGTCGTTATTCGTCGTTATTCGAACCAAGCACacaatatttcatattattaCAGTATACTCATAATCATACTATGTCCGACAGTATTATTATATTTTGTGTGTTAATTTTCCATACCCAGGCCCATGCACCCTAACCCGTGCATGTGCCTGTTTATGAGCGTGTGTTATGTCGTACAGTATTCACTTCCAGTGTTATGTTTGTCTGGCATAGTTATCAAAAATACGGCGCATATACAGTTTTTTGAATTGATGTATAGTTATGGCACTTTTTAGGTTCCCATCTAAGCTGTTCCATAGATTTACGCCTCTCCGGGTAATACATTGGCTTTTGAGGGTCGTACGAACACGTTGAACTTTTAAATGAAGCATTTGCCTGGAAGAATAATTGCCCTCTCTATTAGCAAACAGACGATTTATGTTACCGGGAAGTAAATTGTTTCTTGCCTTGTAGAGTATTGACAGAGATTTCAAATGTATTAAGTCCTCAAGCTTTAGAAGGCTGGATCTTAGGAACAATGAGTTTGTATGGTCCTTGAACCCCACGTTGTGTATGATcctgatagattttttttgaagTCTGAACAAAATCTCCAAGTGGCTTCTGTAGGTATTTCCCCAAACCTACATTAACATGTAACTGTGAATAAAATGACCTGTTAAATCCTCAAAAGTAACTTTTTACTTCAGAACTTTCTTCTGCATGGATGCAGTTGATATAAATCATCACTTTTTGTCTTTACTGTATTTCCACTGAAGTACAGATTGAGTACTTTagtattaaaatgtatttttcacttTGCCCCGTTTATCTCCTGAGTCGACAGAAGTGTACAGCAGAATATCTcaaatgtgttttacagctCATGTcactaaaataaaaagagaaaagtgatTCTTCTGGGTGGAGCACTGAGAAGTCAGGTCAGACGATCGGACgatcgatcagctgatcagtggtGGAGTCGCTCGTTTCAATCTCTCTGCATCCACAGACTTTCTCTCTCTTGAATCAACGGGAGCTTTTTAGATGTTGGGACAACCAATCAACATGCTCTATAatgccaaaagtatttgctcagcTGTCCAAATCATAGAATTCAGGAGTTCCAGGCCCTTCCACGGCCACAGGTGTGTAAAACAGATCAGTAGTTCACTGAAGGAGGTTGTAAACCTGAGGAGTCCTCCAGCCTCTCGCCTCCTGGAGGAACCTTG includes these proteins:
- the LOC115387275 gene encoding apoptosis regulator BAX-like isoform X1, with the protein product MAAGGNGTSDERIGEALIKEVIEEELQDLPSEDVPPLTPQVDLVQTEQEQKMVSQLAKMIRIIGDQAKDDKEFQDAVDGMARGSGSKWDRFKEVAAKVFEHGITWERIAVLFYVAGKIAVRMVEAHLPQSVRDVLRWTVDFFKRNLLGWIREHGGWINSFSDLAVASVQRVSSLSSHSVGLIVIFIAGMALGSVITWRLATRP
- the LOC115387275 gene encoding apoptosis regulator BAX-like isoform X2, encoding MAAGGNDERIGEALIKEVIEEELQDLPSEDVPPLTPQVDLVQTEQEQKMVSQLAKMIRIIGDQAKDDKEFQDAVDGMARGSGSKWDRFKEVAAKVFEHGITWERIAVLFYVAGKIAVRMVEAHLPQSVRDVLRWTVDFFKRNLLGWIREHGGWINSFSDLAVASVQRVSSLSSHSVGLIVIFIAGMALGSVITWRLATRP
- the LOC115387275 gene encoding apoptosis regulator BAX-like isoform X3 gives rise to the protein MAAGGNGTSDERIGEALIKEVIEEELQDLPSEDVPPLTPQVDLVQTEQEQKMVSQLAKMIRIIGDQAKDDKEFQDAVDGMARGSGSKWDRFKEVAAKVLFYVAGKIAVRMVEAHLPQSVRDVLRWTVDFFKRNLLGWIREHGGWINSFSDLAVASVQRVSSLSSHSVGLIVIFIAGMALGSVITWRLATRP